Proteins encoded in a region of the Triticum dicoccoides isolate Atlit2015 ecotype Zavitan chromosome 3A, WEW_v2.0, whole genome shotgun sequence genome:
- the LOC119266681 gene encoding beta-1,2-xylosyltransferase XYXT1-like, with translation MEGGKAAAYAHHHDTARLLKAFSRTVEPRNFGIGLVAGFLLVTCAYFSTAKFDAIHIAPLVSPLETRIGSPVSAAAAGSKTQLDLGVLGQDAALSGEGSKAEVLDTDGDDHTTTSPSSSSPQDLVHDASLADTKKDDTFARDGDAAAVEAAKDDDAAGALLPPLSANGTQEEQGVLEDQELLVQDAIAAANSPNKSSSNGGSQSVVQSDPATIPAPVQQTPPTVPVPEAPKQIPLTPEAVKQQPGSEEAATAPRREGKPLCDLTSNRRIDWCELDGDVRVHGAKATVTLVGAPQAEEWRIRPYPRKVDPNAMRHVTNITVRSTTTLPGAGEDDECAIRHSVPALLFSDRGYTGNYFHAYTDVILPLFLTAKQYGGEVQFLVSDLQMWWVGKFLPVFKSLSNYDLVDLAADNRTRCFRHVQVGLTCHADFSIDPLRAPNGYSMVDFTKHMRGVYGLPRGLAVPATGARPRLLLIARASTRRFVNADDIVRAAQKVGFEVVVSEGTHEVAPFAELANTCDAMLGVHGAGLTNMVFLPTGGVVIQVVPLGGLEFVAGYFRTPSRDMGLKYLEYRIAPAESTLTEQYPPDHAIFTDPDGVKSKGWESLKQVYLDKQDVRLDLKRFRPLLKKAIAHIRANKLQ, from the exons ATGGAGGGCGGCAAGGCGGCGGCCTACGCCCACCACCACGACACCGCCAGGCTGCTCAAGGCCTTCAGCCGCACCGTCGAGCCGCGCAACTTCGGCATCGGCCTCGTCGCCGGATTCCTCCTCGTCACCTGCGCATACTTCTCCACCGCCAAGTTCGACGCCATCCACATCGCGCCCCTCG TCAGCCCCCTGGAGACCCGGATTGGCTCGCCggtgagcgccgccgccgccggctccaAGACCCAATTAG atttgggcgTGCTGGGGCAGGACGCGGCATTATCCGGGGAGGGGAGCAAGGCCGAGGTGCTGGACACGGACGGCGACGACCACacgaccacctccccctcctcctcttcaccGCAAG ATTTGGTCCACGATGCGTCGCTGGCGGACACGAAGAAAGATGACACCTTTGCGAGGGACGGCGATGCTGCGGCCgtggaggccgccaaggacgaTGACGCCGCCGGCGCTCTTCTCCCTCCCCTGTCGGCAAACGGCACGCAAGAGGAACAAG GTGTTCTTGAGGACCAGGAGCTGCTAGTGCAGGATGCCATTGCCGCTGCTAATTCACCAAACAAGAGCTCCAGCAATGGCGGCTCACAGTCCGTGGTTCAATCCGACCCGGCGACGATTCCTGCTCCAGTCCAGCAGACTCCTCCTACCGTTCCAGTTCCAGAGGCTCCCAAGCAGATTCCCCTCACTCCAGAGGCTGTCAAGCAGCAGCCAG GTTcggaggaggcggcgacggcgcccCGGCGGGAGGGGAAGCCGCTGTGCGACCTGACGTCGAACCGGCGCATCGACTGGTGCGAGCTGGACGGCGACGTGCGCGTCCACGGCGCCAAGGCCACCGTCACCCTGGTCGGCGCGCCGCAGGCCGAGGAGTGGCGCATCAGGCCGTACCCGCGCAAGGTCGACCCCAACGCCATGCGCCACGTCACCAACATCACCGTGCGCTCCACCACGACTCTCCCCGGCGCCGGCGAGGACGACGAGTGCGCGATCAGGCACTCGGTGCCGGCGCTGCTCTTCTCGGACCGCGGGTACACGGGCAACTACTTCCACGCCTACACCGACGTCATCCTGCCGCTCTTCCTCACGGCCAAGCAGTACGGCGGGGAGGTGCAGTTCCTCGTCTCCGACCTGCAGATGTGGTGGGTCGGCAAGTTCCTCCCCGTCTTCAAGAGCCTCTCCAACTACGACCTCGTCGACCTCGCCGCCGACAACCGCACCCGCTGCTTCCGCCACGTCCAGGTGGGGCTCACCTGCCACGCCGACTTCAGCATCGACCCGCTCCGCGCCCCCAACGGCTACTCCATGGTCGACTTCACCAAGCACATGCGCGGCGTCTACGGCCTCCCCCGCGGCCTCGCCGTGCCGGCCACCGGCGCCAGGCCACGGCTTCTGCTCATCGCGCGCGCTAGCACGCGGCGGTTCGTGAACGCCGACGACATCGTGCGCGCGGCGCAGAAGGTCGGGTTCGAGGTGGTGGTGTCGGAGGGCACGCACGAGGTGGCGCCCTTCGCGGAGCTGGCCAACACGTGCGACGCCATGCTGGGCGTGCACGGCGCCGGGCTGACCAACATGGTGTTCCTGCCCACGGGCGGGGTGGTGATCCAGGTGGTGCCGCTGGGCGGGCTGGAGTTCGTCGCCGGCTACTTCCGGACGCCGTCCAGGGACATGGGCCTGAAATACCTCGAGTACCGGATCGCGCCGGCGGAGAGCACGCTGACGGAGCAGTACCCGCCGGACCACGCCATCTTCACGGACCCCGACGGCGTGAAGAGCAAGGGGTGGGAGTCGCTGAAGCAGGTGTACCTGGACAAGCAGGACGTCCGGCTGGACCTCAAGAGGTTCCGGCCGCTGCTCAAGAAGGCCATCGCGCACATCAGAGCAAACAAGCTCCAGTGA